The Roseofilum reptotaenium CS-1145 genomic sequence GATCAGGGTTTTGACAATGGATAAGCCTAAGCCGGTTCCGCCTGTGGAACGGGCGCGAGCGTCGTCAACGCGGTAAAAGCGCTCGAAGATTCTGGCTTGATGGGCTAGGGGAATGCCTTCACCCCGATCGCACACTTGCAGACAAACGCGGTCGCTCTCTTTATCGAGTTTCACGGTAATTACGGTGTCAGGGTCGGAATATTTGACGGCATTATCGATTAAATTAAGCAAGACTTGCTTTAAGCGATTGCGATCGCCTTTAATCTCCACCGGCCACTCCCCTAAATCCAGTTCTATACTCCGGTTGCTATACTGTTGCGCCATATCAACAACTTCTAAAACTAAGTCGGTTAGGGATATCTTGTCCAGTTCAAAATGAATGTGTCCATTATCCGTCCGTGCCAGTTCTAGCAAATCTTGCAACAATTGAATCGTGCGATCGGCTTCTCCTGCTGCGGTTTCCAGGGCTTCCCGTTGAGGTTCGGTAAGATTTTTTCCCCGTCTTAGGGTACTTTGCAAATAGCCATGGACAATGGTTAACGGGGTTCGCAACTCATGGGAAACATTGCTGACAAATTGCCGCTGATGTTCCCAAGATTCAGATAAGCGCGAGAGCATCAAATCTAAGGTTTTAGTCAACTCTTGTAGTTCGGAAGGAGCTGGATCTAAGCTGAGGGAAACTTCCCCTAAATCTTGTGCCGAAATTTTAACTGCATATTCGCTAATTTTACGCACCGGATCGAGCGATCGCCGAATATAGACCGCCATCATAATCACAATCAGGAGCAATGCAAACACGCTCACCCCGATCAAATTCCTGAGCATTTCCAGAAGCATTTTTTGCTCTGAGGTGATATCTTGAGCC encodes the following:
- a CDS encoding sensor histidine kinase, producing the protein MLIKNLGHRFKFKFNSLQFRLTLGLAIVSGIGLGSVAIATGLKMQQQLVLTHKQNIEYIAERLPNDIKIYSQRFSQRETLEMVIQDVSAENIFLWIQAPDGEIIARSPNLQRSLYPENADLLNISNAPIQPEVYPYKGRYLVLCAGPLRANEQHLGKLYLAQDITSEQKMLLEMLRNLIGVSVFALLLIVIMMAVYIRRSLDPVRKISEYAVKISAQDLGEVSLSLDPAPSELQELTKTLDLMLSRLSESWEHQRQFVSNVSHELRTPLTIVHGYLQSTLRRGKNLTEPQREALETAAGEADRTIQLLQDLLELARTDNGHIHFELDKISLTDLVLEVVDMAQQYSNRSIELDLGEWPVEIKGDRNRLKQVLLNLIDNAVKYSDPDTVITVKLDKESDRVCLQVCDRGEGIPLAHQARIFERFYRVDDARARSTGGTGLGLSIVKTLIEGMGGRVNVVSKLGEGSTFTISLPIH